The sequence below is a genomic window from Anaerocolumna chitinilytica.
TACTTTCTTAATTGAGGCCCTAAGGAAGGCTTTAGAGGATGCGGCGGAAAAGAAATATATGTTAACTATAGCTGCGGGAGGAGACGAATATTTTACTTCCTGTACAGAGATGGATAAGGTACAGCATTATCTGGATTATGTCCAGCTGATGACCTATGATTTAAAGGGAGGCTTTCAGACTTTTACAGGGCATCATACCAGTCTGTATTCAAACAAAAGAGATTTGTTTCCGGCCAGCGCGAACAAAGCAGTGGAAAGCTTTATACAGGCGGGAGTACCAAAGCAGAAGCTGGTAATCGGCGGCGCCTTTTATTCCAGAGAATGGAGAGCTGTACCTGATATTGAGCATGGACTGCATCAAATGGCAGGAACCACAGGAGGATATGGTCCGGCTTATCATATCCTGGAACAGGATTATATTAATAAGAACGGATATGTTCGTTATTGGGATGACGAAGCTATGGCCCCGTATTTATTTAATGGAGAAACCTTTATAAGTTATGACGATAAGGAATCCCTGAAGCGAAAGGCCGAATATGTTATGGAAAAAGGGTTGTATGGGATGATGTACTGGGAATACGGCTGTGATAAGACCCATACGCTGACGGGCTGGATAAGAATGCAACTGGACATAGGCAAAGCATAGGTGTACAATATCTGATAGGAGTGAAACTGGTATTTTGCAGGCAACGGGGCTGACTTGGAGGACTGAAAGTGAAAGAAAAGATGATTTTTTTAGATATCGACGGAACGCTTCTGGACAGTGGTGAAATCGTGTACCCTTCTACCAGAGAAGCTATTAGAAGAGCTTATGCCAATGGACATAAGTTATTTTTGTGTACGGGCAGACAACGGTGTTTTGTAGATTCACAGATATTAGACATGGGACTTATGGAAGGTGTTTTTGCAGCAGGAGCGAATATAATATGCGATGGTAAGATGATATTTCACAGTTCCTTTGAGGAAAGGACGTGTAAGAAAACCGTAGAGCTCCTTCTGGAGAGTAACTCTATTTTCGCCTTGGAAACCGTAGAAGGAGCATTTATCCATGGAAATATGACACCGGAGTATAAGGAATTGATAGGAAGGCTTCTTAAGACAAAAACTGCTTTTCCCGAGGAGCTTCCGGATTCTATGAAGCAGGTCGATAAAATTGTGGTCTTCCAGTCGGATTATTCCTATGAGGAGCTGCAGAAAAAGCTCAGAGGGGACTTTCAAGTAGTGCCTATGAGCTACCGATTTCTTGGGTATGGCGCGGAAATTATGCAGACCGAATTAAATAAAGCAAGCGGAATTCAAAAGCTTCTTGCCCACTATAACTGGCAGCAAGAGGATACCATCGGAGTCGGTGACGGAGCCAATGATATTGAGATGCTTGAGTACTGCAATATTAGTGTAGCTATGGGAAATGCGGAGGATAATGTGAAAGAGAAAGCGACCTTTGTTACGGAACATATTGCGAAGGATGGAATCTATCATGCATTTGAGAAATTAAGAATAATTTAAGATTGAGCCACAGGCCTCCTTCTCCCTTGACAGGGTTAAATTAGGACTTATAATATAGGCAAAGAGTTGTTTGGACATAAAGATTTGCCTGAAGGTTCTTTTATAATACGAAGTTAGGGGGCA
It includes:
- a CDS encoding glycoside hydrolase family 18 protein encodes the protein MGKLIGYVGTRDLKEVTEEDINNLDVINIAFGTIEQGRAEWHHPECKSVISQIKIQNPQIKILLSIGGWSAAGFSEAAMTVESRKRLAVSAVDIIREYDFDGIDIDWEYPCLRVAGIDGSEKDRENFTFLIEALRKALEDAAEKKYMLTIAAGGDEYFTSCTEMDKVQHYLDYVQLMTYDLKGGFQTFTGHHTSLYSNKRDLFPASANKAVESFIQAGVPKQKLVIGGAFYSREWRAVPDIEHGLHQMAGTTGGYGPAYHILEQDYINKNGYVRYWDDEAMAPYLFNGETFISYDDKESLKRKAEYVMEKGLYGMMYWEYGCDKTHTLTGWIRMQLDIGKA
- a CDS encoding HAD family hydrolase produces the protein MKEKMIFLDIDGTLLDSGEIVYPSTREAIRRAYANGHKLFLCTGRQRCFVDSQILDMGLMEGVFAAGANIICDGKMIFHSSFEERTCKKTVELLLESNSIFALETVEGAFIHGNMTPEYKELIGRLLKTKTAFPEELPDSMKQVDKIVVFQSDYSYEELQKKLRGDFQVVPMSYRFLGYGAEIMQTELNKASGIQKLLAHYNWQQEDTIGVGDGANDIEMLEYCNISVAMGNAEDNVKEKATFVTEHIAKDGIYHAFEKLRII